Proteins found in one Angustibacter sp. Root456 genomic segment:
- the pdxT gene encoding pyridoxal 5'-phosphate synthase glutaminase subunit PdxT, producing MSPIIGVLALQGDVREHLQLLAELGALARPVRRPEELDDLDGIVFPGGESTTIDKLSRAFEVREPLVARLRDGLPAYGSCAGMILLADRVVDGRPDQQTFGGIDMTVRRNAFGRQVHSFEGDIELTGIDGGPLRAVFIRAPWVEEVGEGVEVLGRVEQGEAAGRIVAVRQGALLATSFHPEVTGDDRVHRAFVEMVRERS from the coding sequence GTGAGTCCCATCATCGGTGTGCTGGCCCTGCAGGGCGACGTCCGCGAGCACCTGCAGCTGCTGGCGGAGCTCGGCGCCCTCGCCCGACCCGTCCGTCGTCCCGAAGAGCTCGACGATCTCGACGGCATCGTCTTCCCCGGCGGGGAGTCGACGACCATCGACAAGCTGTCGCGAGCGTTCGAGGTGCGCGAGCCGCTGGTCGCGCGCTTGCGCGACGGCCTGCCGGCGTACGGCTCCTGCGCCGGGATGATCCTGCTCGCCGACCGCGTCGTCGACGGCCGCCCCGATCAGCAGACCTTCGGCGGCATCGACATGACGGTGCGCCGCAACGCCTTCGGCCGTCAGGTGCACTCCTTCGAGGGCGACATCGAGCTCACCGGCATCGACGGCGGCCCGCTGCGCGCCGTGTTCATCCGCGCCCCCTGGGTCGAGGAGGTCGGTGAGGGCGTCGAGGTGCTCGGCCGGGTCGAGCAAGGTGAGGCCGCAGGTAGGATCGTGGCGGTGAGGCAGGGCGCGCTGCTCGCGACGTCCTTCCACCCCGAGGTGACCGGCGACGACCGCGTGCACCGGGCATTCGTCGAGATGGTGAGGGAGCGTTCATGA
- a CDS encoding GNAT family N-acetyltransferase yields the protein MRRWVADDRAPFAALGADPAVMEHFPSLHDRATSEATIERFERHLSEHGWGVWALERTDTGEFIGFTGLTPVPEDVPVASDVEVGWRLARRHWGHGFASEAATAALGVAFDDLGLPDVVSFTSHANVRSQAVMRRIGLRRRPDADFDHPRFPDWPGRRHVVYGVTAEQWREGARGAEPPAGTVGS from the coding sequence ATGCGGCGGTGGGTCGCCGATGACCGCGCGCCGTTCGCGGCCCTCGGCGCCGACCCGGCGGTGATGGAGCACTTCCCGTCGCTGCACGACCGAGCGACCAGTGAGGCCACCATCGAGCGGTTCGAGCGACACCTGAGCGAGCACGGTTGGGGCGTCTGGGCGCTGGAGCGCACCGACACGGGCGAGTTCATCGGCTTCACGGGCCTCACTCCCGTACCTGAGGACGTGCCGGTGGCGTCCGACGTCGAGGTCGGCTGGCGCCTGGCGCGCCGGCACTGGGGGCACGGCTTCGCGTCGGAGGCCGCGACGGCGGCCCTCGGTGTCGCCTTCGACGACCTCGGGCTGCCCGACGTGGTGTCGTTCACGAGTCACGCCAACGTGCGGTCGCAAGCGGTGATGCGCAGGATCGGGCTCCGACGACGTCCGGACGCCGACTTCGACCACCCGCGCTTCCCCGACTGGCCCGGTCGTCGGCACGTCGTCTACGGCGTCACCGCCGAGCAGTGGCGCGAGGGTGCTCGCGGCGCCGAGCCCCCCGCCGGTACCGTCGGCTCGTGA
- the kynU gene encoding kynureninase, whose amino-acid sequence MTTTTASAEELQQRAQRLDADDAIAHARERFDLPEGVIYLDGNSLGALPSCVPDAVADVVRQQWGHDLIASWNSHDWWGAPLRVGDAVGRLVGAAPGQVAVGDSTSVNLFKCYVAAARLRPGRTVVVSDPGVFPTDQYVLEGAASLAGLQIVHARPDELGAVLERRGHEVALVSFSHVDYRTGQLWDLPGLTRAVHDVGALALWDLCHSAGVVEVGLDEHEVDLAVGCGYKYLNGGPGAPAFIYVASRLQDEFDQPLSGWHGHARPFAMEGSFAPAGGIARAKVGTPPLLSVLALEAALTAYEGLELAAVRRKSLSLTGFFIECVQQLLPDVEIVSPLDDDRRGSQVALRHPQAYAVVQALIARGVVGDFREPDVVRLGFAPLYLSHADVLASAQQLAEVLERREFEDARYATRAQVT is encoded by the coding sequence GTGACCACCACGACGGCCTCCGCGGAGGAGCTCCAGCAGCGCGCCCAGCGCCTCGACGCCGACGATGCGATCGCCCACGCCCGCGAGCGGTTCGACCTGCCTGAGGGCGTGATCTACCTCGACGGCAACTCCCTCGGGGCCCTGCCCTCGTGCGTCCCGGACGCCGTGGCCGACGTCGTCCGGCAGCAGTGGGGTCACGACCTCATCGCGTCGTGGAACTCTCACGACTGGTGGGGCGCGCCGCTGCGGGTCGGTGACGCCGTCGGCCGGCTGGTGGGCGCGGCCCCCGGCCAGGTGGCGGTGGGTGACTCGACGTCGGTCAACCTCTTCAAGTGCTACGTCGCGGCCGCCAGACTGCGACCCGGCCGCACCGTCGTGGTGAGCGATCCGGGCGTCTTCCCGACCGACCAGTACGTGCTGGAGGGTGCTGCCTCCCTCGCGGGGCTGCAGATCGTGCACGCGCGGCCCGACGAGCTGGGCGCGGTGCTCGAGCGGCGCGGCCACGAGGTGGCGCTCGTGTCGTTCTCGCACGTCGACTACCGCACCGGCCAGCTGTGGGACCTGCCGGGCCTCACGCGCGCCGTCCACGACGTCGGTGCGCTCGCGCTGTGGGACCTGTGCCACAGCGCCGGCGTCGTCGAGGTGGGCCTGGACGAGCACGAGGTCGACCTCGCCGTCGGCTGCGGCTACAAGTACCTGAACGGCGGCCCCGGCGCCCCGGCGTTCATCTACGTCGCCAGCCGGCTGCAGGACGAGTTCGACCAGCCGCTCAGCGGCTGGCACGGCCACGCGCGGCCGTTCGCCATGGAGGGTTCGTTCGCTCCGGCGGGCGGTATCGCGCGCGCCAAGGTCGGCACCCCGCCGCTGCTCTCGGTGCTGGCGCTGGAGGCTGCGCTCACGGCGTACGAGGGTCTTGAGCTGGCCGCCGTCCGGCGAAAGTCGTTGTCGCTCACCGGCTTCTTCATCGAGTGCGTTCAGCAGCTGCTGCCCGACGTCGAGATCGTCAGCCCGCTGGACGACGACCGCCGCGGCTCGCAGGTGGCCCTGCGCCACCCCCAGGCCTACGCCGTCGTCCAGGCCCTGATCGCGCGTGGGGTCGTCGGCGACTTCCGCGAGCCCGACGTCGTGCGGCTCGGTTTCGCGCCGCTGTACCTCTCCCACGCCGACGTGCTGGCGTCGGCGCAGCAGCTGGCCGAGGTGCTCGAGCGGCGCGAGTTCGAGGACGCCCGCTACGCCACCCGCGCCCAGGTCACCTGA
- the pdxS gene encoding pyridoxal 5'-phosphate synthase lyase subunit PdxS has protein sequence MSTDSSAPDQAGLEPRHELGTARVKRGMAEMLKGGVIMDVVNAEQAKIAEDAGAVAVMALERVPADIRAQGGVSRMSDPDMIDGIIAAVSIPVMAKARIGHFVEAQVLQSLGVDYIDESEVLTPADYANHIDKWQFTVPFVCGATNLGEALRRITEGAAMIRSKGEAGTGDVSNATTHMRKIGGEIRRLQSLRDDELFVAAKELQAPYELVKEVAEKGKLPVVLFTAGGIATPADAAMMMQLGAEGVFVGSGIFKSGNPAQRAEAIVKATTFYDDPDVIAKVSRGLGEAMVGINVDEIPQPHRLAERGW, from the coding sequence GTGTCCACCGACAGCAGCGCCCCCGACCAGGCCGGGCTGGAGCCCCGCCACGAGCTCGGCACCGCCAGGGTCAAGCGCGGCATGGCCGAGATGCTCAAGGGCGGCGTCATCATGGACGTCGTCAACGCCGAGCAGGCGAAGATCGCCGAGGACGCCGGCGCCGTGGCCGTCATGGCGCTCGAGCGGGTCCCGGCCGACATCCGCGCTCAGGGCGGCGTCTCGCGCATGAGCGACCCCGACATGATCGACGGCATCATCGCCGCCGTCTCGATCCCGGTGATGGCCAAGGCCCGCATCGGCCACTTCGTCGAGGCGCAGGTGCTGCAGTCGCTCGGCGTCGACTACATCGACGAGTCCGAGGTGCTCACCCCGGCCGACTACGCCAACCACATCGACAAGTGGCAGTTCACGGTGCCCTTCGTGTGCGGCGCCACCAACCTGGGCGAGGCCCTGCGCCGCATCACCGAGGGCGCGGCGATGATCCGCTCCAAGGGTGAGGCCGGCACCGGCGACGTCTCGAACGCCACGACGCACATGCGCAAGATCGGCGGCGAGATCCGCCGGCTGCAGTCGCTGCGCGACGACGAGCTCTTCGTCGCGGCCAAGGAGCTGCAGGCGCCGTACGAGCTGGTCAAGGAGGTCGCCGAGAAGGGCAAGCTGCCCGTCGTCCTCTTCACCGCCGGCGGTATCGCCACGCCGGCCGACGCCGCGATGATGATGCAGCTCGGCGCCGAGGGCGTCTTCGTCGGCTCGGGCATCTTCAAGTCCGGCAACCCGGCACAGCGCGCCGAGGCCATCGTGAAGGCCACGACCTTCTACGACGACCCCGACGTCATCGCGAAGGTCTCGCGCGGTCTCGGTGAGGCCATGGTGGGCATCAACGTCGACGAGATCCCGCAGCCGCACCGCCTCGCCGAGCGCGGCTGGTAG
- a CDS encoding glycosyltransferase family 4 protein, whose translation MRIGLVCPYSFDVPGGVQFHVRDLAEHLIALGHDVGVLAPADDDTPVPPYLTSAGRSVAVPYNGAVGRLVFGPVSARRTRKWVEAGQFDVLHVHEPIVPSVSLLALWAYDGPVVATFHTSNLRSRLMQSGYPLLRPSLEKIVARIAVSEDARRTVTTHLGGDAVVIPNGVDVDVFARADTRPEWTGSAERPTIAFVGRIDEPRKGLPVLCQAVPLLLERLPGVQVLVAGMGSEEDARKLLPAHAQEAVTFLGMVSDHDKASLLRSVDVYVAPHTGQESFGIVLVEAMSAGAPVVASDIDAFARVLEHGELGVLFANRDASALAAALGDLLVDEGRRARLRAAAAVGVRRYDWSVVAQEVLAVYETVTDGVRS comes from the coding sequence ATGAGGATCGGTCTGGTCTGCCCCTACTCGTTCGACGTGCCCGGCGGGGTGCAGTTCCACGTCCGTGACCTGGCCGAGCACCTCATCGCCCTGGGCCACGACGTGGGCGTGCTCGCGCCGGCGGACGACGACACACCCGTGCCGCCGTACCTCACCTCGGCCGGACGCAGCGTGGCCGTCCCGTACAACGGCGCCGTCGGGCGGCTGGTCTTCGGGCCGGTCAGCGCGCGCCGGACGCGCAAGTGGGTCGAGGCCGGCCAGTTCGACGTCCTGCACGTGCACGAGCCGATCGTGCCCAGCGTGTCGCTGCTGGCGCTGTGGGCCTACGACGGGCCCGTGGTGGCGACGTTCCACACCTCCAACCTGCGCTCGCGCCTGATGCAGTCCGGGTACCCGCTGCTGCGCCCCAGCCTGGAGAAGATCGTGGCGCGCATCGCCGTGAGCGAGGACGCGCGGCGCACCGTCACCACGCACCTGGGGGGCGATGCCGTGGTGATCCCCAACGGCGTCGACGTGGACGTCTTCGCCCGCGCGGACACGCGGCCGGAGTGGACCGGCTCCGCCGAGCGCCCGACCATCGCGTTCGTCGGCCGCATCGACGAGCCGCGCAAGGGCCTGCCGGTGCTGTGTCAGGCCGTGCCGCTGCTGCTGGAGCGGCTTCCCGGCGTCCAGGTGCTCGTGGCCGGCATGGGCAGCGAGGAGGACGCGCGCAAGCTGCTTCCCGCCCACGCGCAGGAGGCGGTGACCTTCCTGGGCATGGTCAGCGACCACGACAAGGCCTCGTTGCTGCGCTCGGTCGACGTGTACGTCGCCCCGCACACGGGTCAGGAGAGCTTCGGCATCGTGCTGGTCGAGGCGATGAGCGCCGGCGCCCCTGTCGTGGCCAGCGACATCGACGCCTTCGCTCGGGTGCTCGAGCACGGCGAGCTCGGCGTGCTGTTCGCGAACCGGGACGCGTCCGCTCTGGCCGCCGCGCTGGGCGACCTGCTGGTCGACGAGGGGCGCCGCGCCCGGCTGAGGGCGGCGGCTGCCGTCGGCGTGCGCCGCTACGACTGGTCGGTGGTGGCGCAGGAGGTGCTGGCCGTCTACGAGACCGTCACCGACGGCGTGCGTTCGTAG
- a CDS encoding phosphatidylinositol mannoside acyltransferase, producing the protein MATRPRRTRLVDAVTYALYAAGWRLVRLLPEGLAYRLFEVVADVAWRRRGTGVRRLEANLARVRPGLDAAGLRTLSRAGMRSYLRYWCDSFRLPDWSHERIRSTVRVEGDEPVREALASGRGVVMFLGHLGNWDHAGAWSTLSLAPVTTVAERLRPERLFDRFVRFRERLGMTIIPLTGGSDVFRTLLRTLRDGGFVPLLADRDLTQGGVEVQLFGEPARMAVGPAALALQTGAALFAVGIFYERRSSGGHGIVVRWAPPVDTTDVGSGRPAVTALTQRCADHLAEVIAAHPEDWHMLQKVFVADLDPARRPA; encoded by the coding sequence GTGGCGACCCGGCCACGACGCACCCGGCTCGTCGACGCGGTGACGTACGCCCTGTACGCCGCGGGGTGGCGGCTCGTGCGACTCCTGCCCGAGGGCCTCGCCTACCGGCTCTTCGAGGTCGTCGCCGATGTCGCCTGGCGACGGCGCGGCACTGGTGTGCGTCGTCTGGAGGCCAACCTCGCGCGGGTGCGGCCCGGACTCGACGCGGCCGGTCTACGGACCCTCTCACGCGCCGGCATGCGGTCGTACCTGCGCTACTGGTGCGACAGCTTCCGGCTGCCCGACTGGTCGCACGAGAGGATCCGGTCGACCGTGCGCGTCGAGGGCGACGAGCCGGTGCGCGAGGCGCTCGCCTCCGGGCGGGGCGTCGTGATGTTCCTCGGGCACCTGGGCAACTGGGACCACGCCGGCGCGTGGTCGACGCTGTCGCTCGCGCCGGTGACGACCGTCGCCGAGCGGTTGCGGCCCGAGCGGCTGTTCGACCGCTTCGTGCGCTTCCGTGAGCGGCTGGGCATGACGATCATCCCGCTCACCGGTGGGTCCGACGTCTTCCGCACGTTGCTGCGCACCCTGCGAGACGGTGGGTTCGTTCCGCTGCTCGCCGACCGTGACCTCACCCAGGGCGGGGTGGAGGTCCAGCTGTTCGGTGAGCCCGCCCGGATGGCCGTGGGGCCCGCGGCGTTGGCGCTGCAGACCGGCGCCGCGCTGTTCGCCGTCGGCATCTTCTACGAACGTCGCTCGAGCGGCGGCCACGGGATCGTCGTCCGGTGGGCGCCGCCCGTCGACACCACGGACGTCGGCAGCGGACGGCCCGCGGTCACCGCGCTCACCCAACGGTGCGCCGACCACCTCGCCGAGGTCATCGCCGCGCACCCCGAGGACTGGCACATGCTGCAGAAGGTCTTCGTCGCCGACCTCGACCCGGCGCGGAGGCCGGCATGA
- the pgsA gene encoding phosphatidylinositol phosphate synthase has product MLNRFARAFFTRLLTPAAGLLLRAGISPDVVTLVGTLGVAAGALVFYPSGHLLIGTLVITAFVFSDTVDGIMARASGRSSAWGAYLDSTLDRVGDAAIFGGLVLWYLGRGDDTLTGTLALACLVLGAVVSYAKARAEGLGMTANVGIAERADRLVAVLVTTGFVGLGLPDVVLTVVLALLAVASLVTVVQRMLEVRRQALRAVPPPAP; this is encoded by the coding sequence GTGCTGAACCGCTTCGCCCGTGCCTTCTTCACCCGCCTGCTGACGCCCGCAGCCGGCCTGCTGCTGCGCGCCGGCATCAGCCCGGACGTCGTCACGCTCGTCGGCACCCTGGGCGTCGCCGCCGGGGCGCTCGTCTTCTACCCGAGCGGCCACCTGCTCATCGGCACGCTGGTGATCACCGCGTTCGTGTTCAGTGACACCGTCGACGGCATCATGGCCCGGGCCTCGGGCCGGTCGAGCGCGTGGGGCGCGTACCTCGACTCGACTCTCGACCGCGTGGGGGACGCCGCCATCTTCGGTGGCCTGGTGCTCTGGTACCTCGGCCGCGGCGACGACACCCTCACCGGCACCCTCGCTCTCGCCTGCCTCGTGCTCGGCGCCGTCGTCTCGTACGCGAAGGCCCGCGCCGAGGGTCTCGGCATGACCGCGAACGTCGGGATCGCCGAGCGCGCCGACCGGCTCGTCGCCGTGCTGGTCACCACCGGGTTCGTCGGGCTGGGCCTGCCCGACGTCGTGCTCACCGTCGTGCTCGCGCTGCTCGCCGTGGCGAGCCTGGTCACGGTCGTGCAGCGGATGCTGGAGGTGCGCCGGCAGGCGCTGCGGGCCGTGCCGCCGCCCGCGCCGTGA